One genomic window of Numida meleagris isolate 19003 breed g44 Domestic line chromosome 1, NumMel1.0, whole genome shotgun sequence includes the following:
- the LOC110394696 gene encoding taste receptor type 2 member 40-like produces MLPPVLIVSMCIVAIEVVVGFMGNGFITAVNSINWIKSKKISAADMILIFLSTSRFILQVTVMMYIHSLYFTDVFKLASLYKTFGAIWMFVNHASLWFSTWLYVLYCVKIINVTQWLLLQIKLRISAMIPWLLLGSLVISSVTSFPLLWITPNTYLCRSTGNCGENSTARTSGWDSSHLYLLLLYFTGCFFPLVLSMVTSGLLITSLWKHTKKMQCYVDSFRDPLIDVHLIAIKSIISFLILYISSFVAQILLTLSTSQSKDFVKVAVSLVVTGAYPSIHSVILIIVNSKLKLAFRMLCQHFMCHLENVTL; encoded by the coding sequence ATGTTACCACCAGTTCTCATCGTTTCAATGTGCATTGTTGCTATTGAGGTCGTTGTTGGATTTATGGGAAATGGATTTATTACAGCTGTTAATAGCATTAACTggataaaaagcaaaaaaatatctgcagctGATATGATTCTGATCTTCCTAAGCACATCAAGATTTATTTTGCAGGTGACTGTAATGATGTACATTCACAGTCTCTACTTTACAGATGTGTTTAAATTGGCTTCTCTGTACAAAACTTTTGGTGCTATATGGATGTTTGTAAACCATGCCAGTTTGTGGTTCAGTACTTGGCTCTATGTCCTCTACTGTGTTAAAATAATCAATGTCACTCAGTGGTTATTGCTACAAATCAAGCTCAGAATATCTGCGATGATCCCATGGCTGCTCCTAGGATCACTGGTGATCTCTTCTGtaacttcatttcctttattatgGATTACACCCAACACCTACCTCTGCAGATCAACGGGGAACTGTGGAGAGAATAGCACAGCACGTACCAGTGGCTGGGATAGTTCACATCTGTACCTGCTTCTTCTTTACTTTACAggttgcttttttcctctggtaCTATCTATGGTAACTTCAGGCCTATTAATTACTTCTCTGTGGAAACACACCAAGAAGATGCAATGCTATGTAGATAGCTTCAGGGATCCTTTGATAGATGTTCACCTAATTGCCATCAAAtcaattatttctttcctgatcCTATATATATCCAGTTTTGTAGCTCAAATTCTTTTGACTTTGTCAACTTCTCAAAGCAAAGATTTTGTGAAGGTTGCAGTATCTTTAGTAGTAACTGGAGCATATCCTTCAATACACTCTGTTATCCTGATCATAGTTAATTCAAAGCTGAAACTGGCATTCAGGATGCTTTGCCAACATTTTATGTGTCATTTGGAAAATGTGACTCTCTAA